The following proteins are encoded in a genomic region of Catenulispora sp. GP43:
- a CDS encoding TetR/AcrR family transcriptional regulator, with the protein MTGSEAESQQPGRRERKKAATRQAIADAALALFLERGYDQVSIREIADAADVSTTTLFKHFTGKEALVFDEDAQIEAQLVAAVRERTPGTSILEALRALTLERLKFPIEDEAFAAYSRLVEDTPVLREYWHRMWMRHEGALAAAIAVEVGAAPDDTACAVLAHFALETASLARASKDPKGTVEVAFAVLEKGWGGIGGIGSISGSGSGPGSVSDSGSGTGSKG; encoded by the coding sequence GTGACCGGCAGCGAAGCAGAATCCCAGCAACCCGGACGGCGCGAGCGGAAGAAGGCGGCCACCCGCCAGGCCATCGCCGACGCCGCGCTGGCCCTGTTCTTGGAACGCGGCTACGACCAGGTGTCGATCCGGGAGATCGCCGACGCCGCCGACGTCTCCACGACGACGTTGTTCAAGCACTTCACCGGCAAGGAAGCGCTGGTCTTCGACGAGGACGCGCAGATCGAGGCCCAGTTGGTCGCGGCGGTGCGCGAGCGGACTCCGGGAACGTCCATCCTGGAGGCGTTGCGTGCGCTGACCCTGGAGCGGCTGAAGTTCCCCATCGAGGACGAGGCCTTCGCGGCGTATAGCCGCCTGGTTGAGGACACGCCGGTGCTGCGCGAGTACTGGCACCGGATGTGGATGCGCCACGAGGGGGCGCTCGCGGCGGCGATCGCCGTCGAGGTCGGGGCGGCGCCGGACGACACCGCGTGTGCGGTCCTCGCGCACTTCGCGCTGGAAACCGCGTCATTGGCCCGCGCCAGTAAGGACCCGAAGGGCACGGTCGAGGTGGCGTTCGCCGTGCTGGAGAAGGGGTGGGGCGGGATCGGCGGGATTGGTTCGATCAGCGGGTCCGGGTCCGGGCCTGGGTCCGTGTCCGACTCCGGCTCTGGAACCGGGTCGAAGGGCTAG
- a CDS encoding MDR family MFS transporter, with translation MSTTPAPPHPDAAPRHVRWALLGVMLAMLLSMLDNTVVGTSMPTIVRELGGFDHLSWVVVAYTLATAASTPVWGKLGDLYGRKHVYLASIVLFLAGSALSGAAQSMSWLIAARAFQGIGAGGIGAGAFALIAALVPPRERGRYQGMTASVMAIGTIGGPLLGGFVTGHFGWRWAFYLNLPLGLLALVWCQVMLDLPVVRRRARIDWAGISLLTLVITSVTLAANWAGTTYSWASWQVIGLFALAAAGVGAFIAIERRCPEPVLPPRVFTGQRNFPLAIALITASGVVMFGASLYLPLFQQSVQHATATSSGLLLLPMMIPIVIVSQLGGRYMSATGRYKIFPVLGAALMAVGLILLSTMDPSTSRTATSLYMAIVGVGLGAQMQMVTTIAQNSVEMRDMGAASASLNLFRTVGGSIGVAVFGSLYNRQVSHEASAVQGVANGSHLIFLITGLVCAVAFTAALAIKEVPLRKATGPGVTPAGSPALADRGAR, from the coding sequence ATGTCCACCACACCTGCTCCGCCCCACCCCGACGCCGCCCCGCGCCACGTGCGCTGGGCCCTGCTCGGCGTCATGCTCGCGATGCTGCTCTCCATGCTCGACAACACGGTCGTGGGCACCTCGATGCCGACGATCGTCCGCGAGCTGGGAGGGTTCGACCACCTGTCGTGGGTCGTCGTCGCCTACACCCTGGCCACCGCCGCCTCGACCCCGGTCTGGGGCAAACTCGGCGACTTGTACGGCCGCAAGCACGTCTACCTGGCCTCGATCGTCCTGTTCCTGGCCGGCTCCGCGCTGTCCGGCGCCGCACAGTCGATGAGCTGGCTGATCGCGGCGCGCGCCTTCCAGGGCATCGGCGCCGGTGGGATCGGCGCGGGCGCGTTCGCGCTCATCGCTGCCCTGGTGCCACCACGGGAGCGTGGCCGCTACCAGGGCATGACCGCCTCGGTCATGGCGATCGGGACCATCGGCGGGCCGCTGCTCGGCGGGTTCGTCACCGGGCACTTCGGCTGGCGGTGGGCGTTCTACCTGAACCTGCCGCTGGGCCTGCTGGCGCTGGTCTGGTGCCAGGTCATGCTCGACCTGCCGGTGGTACGCCGACGGGCCCGGATCGACTGGGCCGGCATCAGCCTGCTGACCCTGGTGATCACGTCCGTCACGCTCGCCGCCAACTGGGCCGGGACCACCTACTCGTGGGCGTCCTGGCAGGTGATCGGGCTGTTCGCGCTCGCGGCGGCCGGCGTCGGCGCCTTCATCGCGATTGAGCGCCGCTGTCCGGAGCCGGTCCTGCCGCCGCGGGTGTTCACCGGCCAGCGCAACTTCCCGCTCGCCATCGCCCTGATCACCGCCTCGGGCGTGGTCATGTTCGGTGCCTCGCTCTACCTCCCGTTGTTCCAACAGAGCGTGCAGCACGCCACGGCGACCAGTTCCGGGCTGCTCCTGCTGCCGATGATGATCCCGATCGTCATCGTCTCCCAGCTCGGCGGGCGCTACATGTCGGCCACCGGCCGCTACAAGATCTTCCCGGTCCTCGGCGCGGCACTGATGGCCGTGGGGCTGATCCTGCTGTCGACCATGGACCCGTCCACCTCCCGTACGGCTACGAGTCTGTACATGGCGATCGTCGGGGTCGGGCTCGGCGCGCAGATGCAGATGGTCACGACCATCGCGCAGAACAGCGTCGAGATGCGCGACATGGGTGCCGCCTCGGCGAGCCTGAACCTGTTCCGCACGGTGGGAGGGTCGATCGGGGTGGCGGTGTTCGGCTCGTTGTACAACCGGCAGGTGAGCCATGAGGCTTCGGCCGTGCAAGGCGTTGCGAACGGCTCGCACCTGATCTTCCTGATCACGGGCCTGGTCTGCGCGGTCGCGTTCACGGCCGCGCTGGCAATCAAGGAAGTGCCGCTGCGCAAGGCGACGGGTCCCGGCGTCACACCGGCCGGCTCGCCGGCGCTGGCCGACCGGGGCGCACGCTGA
- a CDS encoding amidohydrolase encodes MTRSSFADLVFTGGPCYTVDPARSWAGAVAVAGGRIAAVGRPADVEDLIGPDTEVVDLTGKLLLPGFQDAHVHPVLGGTTLRLCDLHELHTAKEYLDAVADYARRNPQAPWIRGGGWSLEAFPGGMPTRQMLDAVVPDRPVALPNRDAHGMWVNSKALEMCGITRDTPDPFDGRIERDPDGEPTGCLQEGAMALVDRHLPVPTRQELADGLLAGQAYLHSFGITAWQDAWVGTGLGIGDVFETYRDAEARGVLTARVAGALWWERDGGLEQLELFRKRRAAAGTGRFRARTVKMMLDGVAENHTAALLDPYLDRCGCTTDNAGLDFIDPDALKTYVTALDAAGFQVHFHALGDRAVRNTLDALEAARAANGAGGRHHLAHPQVVHPDDVARFRRLGATANIQPLWAAHEPAMDELTIPFLGEERAAWQYPFGSLSRAGATLAAGSDWSVSSPNPLWGIHTAVNRVEPGLSEQEFVARKVFYPEERLELGQAVAAYTAGSAYLNQLDTLAGSIEVGKFADLVVLDRDPFDGPVHGIGEARVLRTFVEGARVFASE; translated from the coding sequence GTGACCCGATCGTCGTTCGCAGATCTCGTCTTCACCGGCGGCCCGTGCTACACCGTGGACCCGGCGCGCTCGTGGGCCGGGGCGGTGGCCGTCGCCGGCGGGCGGATCGCCGCGGTCGGACGGCCCGCCGACGTCGAAGACCTGATCGGGCCGGACACCGAGGTCGTCGACCTGACCGGCAAGCTGCTGCTGCCCGGCTTCCAGGACGCCCACGTCCACCCCGTCCTCGGCGGTACCACCTTGCGGCTGTGCGACCTGCACGAACTACACACCGCCAAGGAGTACCTCGACGCCGTCGCCGACTATGCGCGCCGCAACCCACAGGCTCCGTGGATCCGCGGGGGCGGATGGAGCCTGGAGGCCTTCCCCGGCGGTATGCCGACCAGGCAGATGCTGGACGCGGTCGTCCCGGACCGGCCGGTTGCACTGCCGAACCGCGACGCCCACGGCATGTGGGTCAACAGCAAGGCGCTGGAGATGTGCGGGATCACCCGCGACACCCCGGACCCGTTCGACGGCCGGATCGAGCGCGACCCAGACGGCGAGCCCACCGGGTGCCTTCAGGAAGGGGCGATGGCACTGGTCGACCGGCACCTGCCGGTCCCCACGCGGCAGGAGTTGGCCGACGGCCTGCTGGCCGGCCAGGCGTACCTGCACTCGTTCGGGATCACCGCCTGGCAGGACGCGTGGGTCGGCACCGGCCTGGGCATCGGCGACGTCTTCGAGACCTACCGCGACGCCGAGGCCCGCGGCGTCCTGACGGCACGGGTCGCCGGGGCACTGTGGTGGGAGCGCGATGGCGGCCTGGAGCAGCTGGAGCTGTTCCGGAAGCGCCGCGCGGCGGCGGGGACGGGACGTTTCAGGGCCCGCACGGTGAAGATGATGCTCGACGGCGTCGCCGAGAACCACACCGCCGCGCTCCTGGACCCCTACCTGGACCGCTGCGGGTGCACCACCGACAACGCCGGCCTGGACTTCATCGACCCGGACGCGCTCAAGACCTACGTCACCGCCCTGGACGCCGCCGGCTTCCAGGTCCACTTCCATGCACTAGGCGACCGCGCTGTCCGCAACACCCTGGACGCGCTGGAGGCGGCGCGCGCCGCGAACGGCGCCGGTGGCCGTCACCACCTGGCGCACCCGCAGGTCGTGCACCCGGACGACGTCGCGCGGTTCCGCCGGCTCGGTGCGACGGCGAACATCCAGCCGCTGTGGGCTGCGCATGAGCCGGCGATGGATGAGCTGACCATCCCGTTCTTGGGCGAGGAGCGTGCCGCGTGGCAGTACCCGTTCGGCTCGCTCAGCCGTGCGGGGGCGACCCTGGCGGCCGGCTCGGACTGGTCGGTGAGTTCGCCGAACCCGCTGTGGGGCATCCACACGGCGGTGAACCGGGTGGAACCGGGCTTGTCGGAGCAGGAGTTCGTGGCGCGCAAGGTGTTCTATCCGGAGGAGCGGCTGGAGTTGGGCCAGGCGGTCGCGGCGTACACTGCCGGGTCGGCGTACCTGAACCAGCTGGACACGCTGGCCGGCTCGATCGAGGTCGGCAAGTTCGCCGACCTGGTGGTGCTGGACCGGGATCCGTTCGACGGGCCCGTGCACGGGATCGGCGAGGCGCGGGTGCTTCGGACGTTCGTGGAGGGCGCACGGGTGTTCGCCTCCGAATAA
- a CDS encoding alpha/beta hydrolase family protein, with the protein MRTIRAIQAVVVVAAAALVLAACSSAGTVTQRPAAAGHDLTFISSGDTIYGTFQPGTGKQRAGVAVLIIAGSGATDRDGNDAQLAEGNTYQRFAQSLAFDGVSSLRYDKLGSGQTGLATHTNGQGITFGLYADEALDAYRTLAAQPGVDPHKMIILGHSEGGLYALWLAHKLADTPDAPHALILASTVGIRFIDLLDRQYTAGYQAAAAAGTITPAAANLLIQQLHTAFASIRAGQGVTTPLDDKGIAALLSPTNVPILEQEDKQDPAALARSLGSHMPVLVLHGTKDSQVSDADTAPLLAALKGDSAVVHDEVPNANHLYQQISGTPNPATDYVNTSLPLAAQVGPDLKKFLQKAF; encoded by the coding sequence ATGCGTACCATCCGCGCCATCCAGGCCGTAGTAGTCGTCGCGGCAGCCGCGCTGGTCCTGGCAGCGTGTAGTTCGGCCGGAACGGTGACGCAGCGCCCGGCCGCTGCGGGCCACGACCTCACCTTCATCAGCAGCGGCGACACGATCTACGGCACCTTCCAACCCGGTACCGGCAAGCAGCGCGCGGGCGTGGCCGTCCTGATCATCGCCGGCAGCGGTGCCACCGACCGCGACGGCAACGACGCACAACTGGCCGAGGGCAACACCTACCAGCGCTTCGCGCAGAGCCTCGCCTTCGATGGTGTGAGCTCCCTGCGGTACGACAAGCTCGGCAGCGGCCAGACGGGCCTGGCCACCCACACCAACGGCCAGGGCATCACGTTCGGCCTCTATGCCGATGAAGCACTGGATGCCTACCGCACGCTCGCCGCCCAACCCGGCGTGGACCCGCACAAGATGATCATCCTCGGCCACAGCGAAGGCGGCCTCTACGCGCTCTGGCTCGCACACAAGCTGGCCGACACCCCCGACGCCCCACACGCACTGATCCTCGCCTCCACCGTGGGCATCCGATTCATCGACCTGCTGGACCGCCAGTACACCGCCGGCTACCAGGCCGCAGCCGCAGCCGGGACGATCACCCCGGCCGCCGCGAACCTGCTCATCCAGCAGCTTCACACCGCCTTCGCGAGCATCCGCGCCGGCCAGGGGGTGACCACGCCGCTGGACGACAAGGGCATCGCGGCGCTCCTGTCGCCGACCAACGTGCCGATCCTGGAGCAGGAAGACAAGCAGGACCCGGCCGCGCTGGCCAGGAGCCTCGGCTCCCACATGCCGGTGCTCGTACTACACGGGACCAAGGACTCGCAGGTCAGCGACGCGGATACGGCTCCGCTGCTGGCCGCGCTGAAGGGGGACAGCGCCGTCGTCCATGACGAGGTCCCGAACGCCAACCACCTCTACCAGCAGATCAGCGGAACCCCGAACCCGGCGACCGACTACGTCAACACCTCGCTGCCGCTCGCAGCGCAGGTCGGACCCGACTTGAAGAAGTTCCTGCAGAAAGCCTTCTGA
- a CDS encoding N-acetyltransferase family protein has protein sequence MTASIVIAPMTAAHADDVLRIYQDGIDEGNATFETAAPSWEVFDAGKLAEHRFVALDTEAGDAAKPAVLGYVVVSGISKRACYAGVVELSVYVDPAARGRGIGNRLLSALIASTEAAGVWTINAGIFPENTASLALHERHGFRVLGRQERIGKTVAGVWRDVLLLERRSPIVH, from the coding sequence ATGACTGCGTCCATCGTGATCGCCCCGATGACGGCCGCCCACGCCGACGATGTCCTGCGCATCTACCAGGACGGCATCGACGAGGGGAACGCCACCTTCGAGACCGCGGCGCCGAGCTGGGAGGTGTTCGACGCCGGGAAACTGGCCGAACACCGGTTCGTGGCCCTGGACACGGAGGCCGGAGACGCGGCGAAGCCCGCAGTCCTGGGGTACGTCGTCGTCTCGGGCATCTCGAAGCGTGCGTGCTACGCCGGTGTCGTCGAACTCTCGGTCTACGTCGACCCGGCAGCCCGCGGCCGCGGCATCGGCAACCGGCTGCTCAGCGCGCTCATCGCCTCGACCGAGGCGGCCGGTGTCTGGACCATCAACGCCGGGATCTTCCCCGAGAACACCGCGAGCCTGGCGTTGCACGAACGGCACGGGTTCCGCGTACTGGGACGCCAGGAACGCATCGGTAAGACGGTCGCCGGTGTGTGGCGCGACGTACTGCTGCTGGAACGGCGAAGCCCGATCGTGCACTAG
- a CDS encoding exonuclease domain-containing protein: METHGRYLNVVDIEATCWTGKQPPDQVSEIIEIGLTVVDLHELVRVGKHQIIVRPQRSTVSAFCTELTGWTQEQVDTGVTFGHACDQLRREHYADSRAWASWGDYDRKQFQRQCGAADVRYPFSSVHTNAKQQFAVANGWPKGVGMHRALDVANLPLEGRHHCGADDAWNIAALILQLMARDAWTGTGTNTGADTP; the protein is encoded by the coding sequence ATGGAAACGCACGGACGCTATCTGAACGTGGTCGATATCGAGGCCACCTGCTGGACCGGCAAACAGCCGCCGGACCAGGTGTCCGAGATCATCGAGATCGGGCTGACGGTTGTGGACCTGCACGAGCTCGTACGGGTCGGGAAGCACCAGATCATCGTACGGCCGCAGCGCTCGACCGTGAGCGCGTTCTGCACCGAGCTCACCGGATGGACCCAGGAGCAGGTCGACACCGGTGTGACCTTCGGGCATGCCTGCGACCAGCTGCGGCGGGAGCACTACGCCGACTCGCGCGCGTGGGCGAGCTGGGGCGACTACGACCGTAAGCAGTTCCAGCGCCAATGCGGCGCCGCCGACGTGCGGTACCCCTTCTCCTCGGTGCACACCAACGCTAAGCAGCAGTTCGCCGTGGCCAACGGCTGGCCGAAGGGCGTCGGCATGCACCGTGCGCTGGACGTGGCGAACCTGCCGTTGGAAGGCCGCCACCACTGCGGCGCCGATGACGCGTGGAACATCGCGGCCCTGATATTGCAGCTGATGGCGCGCGACGCCTGGACCGGCACCGGTACGAACACGGGGGCGGATACACCATGA
- a CDS encoding phosphotransferase enzyme family protein, protein MSDEQILGGGLANLGQVLKRGDTVERPAPPHAAALHAYLRALHDAGFDGVPEPKELNGDREVLSFVHGDVAIPPYPQWSRDEDALASVGRLLRRMHDVAADIPIPDAKWPTEFSDPGAGAADRLVLCHNDACLENIVFRDGRAVALIDFDFAAPGRALWDLAMCAWYWVPMVPQAIAAVEGFDGMDSPARLRILVDAYGLDDAERRALLELFAPAVITMQTFMKARVAAGDPVFTEVDTMRDPLRYDKILTWLEDQHETFLAALSTDR, encoded by the coding sequence ATGAGTGACGAGCAGATCCTAGGCGGCGGATTGGCGAACCTCGGCCAGGTACTCAAACGGGGCGACACGGTGGAACGTCCCGCTCCCCCGCACGCCGCCGCGCTGCACGCCTACCTGCGTGCGCTGCACGACGCCGGGTTCGACGGCGTGCCGGAGCCGAAGGAGCTGAACGGGGATCGCGAGGTGCTGAGCTTCGTGCACGGCGACGTCGCGATTCCGCCGTACCCGCAGTGGTCACGCGATGAGGACGCACTCGCCTCGGTGGGGCGGCTGCTGCGCCGGATGCACGACGTGGCCGCCGACATCCCGATCCCGGACGCGAAATGGCCGACGGAGTTCAGCGACCCCGGAGCCGGCGCAGCCGACCGGCTCGTGCTGTGCCACAACGACGCCTGCCTGGAGAACATCGTCTTCCGCGACGGCCGGGCGGTGGCCCTGATCGACTTCGACTTCGCCGCGCCGGGGCGGGCTCTGTGGGACCTGGCCATGTGTGCGTGGTACTGGGTGCCGATGGTTCCGCAGGCCATCGCGGCCGTCGAAGGGTTCGACGGGATGGACAGCCCGGCCCGGTTGCGGATCCTGGTCGACGCCTACGGGCTCGACGACGCGGAACGCCGAGCGCTCCTGGAGTTGTTCGCGCCGGCCGTCATCACGATGCAGACGTTCATGAAGGCCCGCGTGGCCGCCGGCGACCCGGTGTTCACCGAGGTCGACACGATGCGCGATCCGCTGCGGTACGACAAGATTCTGACCTGGCTCGAGGACCAGCACGAGACGTTCCTGGCGGCACTTAGCACCGACCGCTAG
- a CDS encoding PLP-dependent aspartate aminotransferase family protein, whose product MLPASALPDTIAVHAGRDDLAALGVHVPPIDLSTTNPLPNVGLGGDSYEALAGGGTPINGGSHVYQRLWNPTTARFEEALARMENTQAAVAFASGMAAITACLLAAAAEGKRHVVAVRPLYGGSDHLLASGLLGTEVTWAAADGIAAARRPDTGLVILETPANPTLELLDLARVAEQCGDVPLLVDNTFATPILQKPADFGATLVVHSATKYLGGHGDVLAGVVATTEAWAERLRPIRAITGSVLHPLSSYLLHRGLQTLPLRIRHQSQNAEKLVDRLLANPAVERVYYPGLAECDPQQLVGRQMAGPGAVFAMSVRGGYDAAARAADSVRLITHAVSLGGVDTLIQHPASLTHRPVAADAKPHASVLRVSVGLEDPEDLYADLERALRS is encoded by the coding sequence ATGCTGCCCGCCTCCGCACTGCCCGACACCATCGCCGTCCACGCCGGCCGTGACGACCTGGCCGCCCTGGGCGTCCACGTCCCCCCGATCGACCTGTCGACCACCAACCCGCTGCCGAACGTGGGCCTGGGCGGCGACAGCTACGAGGCCCTCGCCGGCGGCGGCACGCCGATCAACGGCGGCAGCCACGTCTACCAGCGGCTGTGGAACCCGACGACCGCGCGCTTCGAGGAAGCACTGGCGCGCATGGAGAACACCCAGGCCGCCGTCGCGTTCGCCTCCGGCATGGCCGCGATCACCGCGTGCCTGCTGGCCGCGGCCGCCGAGGGCAAGCGGCACGTCGTCGCCGTCCGCCCGCTGTACGGCGGCAGCGACCACCTGCTGGCCAGCGGCCTGCTCGGCACCGAGGTGACCTGGGCGGCCGCCGACGGCATCGCCGCCGCCCGCCGCCCCGACACCGGCCTGGTGATCCTGGAGACCCCGGCCAACCCGACCCTGGAACTGCTGGACCTGGCGCGCGTCGCCGAGCAGTGCGGCGACGTCCCGCTGCTGGTCGACAACACGTTCGCCACGCCGATCCTGCAGAAGCCCGCCGACTTCGGCGCCACCCTGGTCGTGCACAGCGCCACGAAGTACCTCGGCGGCCACGGCGACGTCCTGGCCGGCGTCGTCGCCACCACCGAGGCCTGGGCCGAACGCCTGCGCCCGATCCGCGCCATCACCGGCTCGGTGCTGCACCCCCTGTCGTCCTACCTGCTGCACCGCGGCCTGCAGACGCTGCCGCTGCGCATCCGGCACCAGTCCCAGAACGCCGAGAAGCTCGTCGACCGCCTGCTGGCGAACCCGGCGGTGGAGCGCGTCTACTACCCGGGCCTGGCCGAATGCGACCCGCAGCAGCTCGTCGGACGCCAGATGGCCGGCCCCGGCGCGGTGTTCGCGATGTCCGTGCGCGGCGGCTACGACGCGGCGGCGCGCGCGGCGGACTCGGTCCGGCTGATCACCCACGCGGTGTCCCTCGGCGGTGTCGACACCCTGATCCAGCACCCGGCCTCGCTGACCCACCGGCCGGTCGCCGCCGACGCCAAGCCGCACGCCTCGGTGCTGCGGGTCTCGGTGGGTCTGGAGGACCCGGAGGACCTGTACGCGGACCTGGAGCGCGCGCTGCGTTCGTAG
- a CDS encoding Lrp/AsnC family transcriptional regulator: MPNDLRAARPVLDDTDRAILAVLAADARTPNNAIAEAVGIAPSTCLARIRTLRERGVIRGFHADIDPAALGRGLQAMIAVRLRAHTRERVQEFIRDVPGLPDVVGVWHVAGADDYLLHIAVADSDALRDFVLEHLTTHPAVGHTETSLIFGHLRGAVGATAPATASATATVSATAAAAAPASTTSSVGRVVTD, from the coding sequence ATGCCGAATGATCTGCGAGCTGCCCGGCCGGTCCTGGACGACACCGACCGCGCGATCCTGGCGGTGCTGGCGGCCGACGCGCGCACCCCGAACAACGCGATCGCCGAGGCGGTGGGGATCGCGCCGTCGACGTGTCTGGCGCGGATCCGAACGCTGCGCGAGCGCGGCGTGATCCGCGGGTTCCACGCCGACATCGATCCGGCGGCGCTCGGGCGCGGGCTGCAGGCGATGATCGCGGTGCGACTGCGGGCGCACACGCGCGAGCGCGTGCAGGAGTTCATCCGGGACGTGCCGGGTCTGCCGGACGTCGTCGGCGTGTGGCACGTGGCCGGCGCCGACGACTACCTGCTGCACATCGCGGTCGCCGACTCCGACGCGCTGCGGGACTTCGTCCTGGAGCACCTGACGACACACCCGGCGGTCGGGCACACCGAGACCAGCTTGATCTTCGGGCATCTGCGTGGCGCGGTCGGGGCCACGGCGCCGGCCACTGCCTCGGCCACAGCCACTGTCTCGGCCACGGCGGCGGCAGCGGCCCCTGCATCCACGACGTCGTCCGTCGGCCGAGTGGTAACCGACTAA